The genomic interval CCGGAGGATGGCGCGGTCGACCGGCGGCTGGCGGAGCGTCGGCCACGCCGGCACCTGCGCCACGACGGCCGCGTCCGCCGCCTGGTGGCCGGCCCAGGCGGCGAGGGCCAGCGCGACCGCGGCTTCCTTCGCGGCGTCGGTCTGCTCGGCGTGGCCGTCGGGCTCGTCCTCGTCGTCGAAAGGCTCGTCCAGCGCCTCGAGCAGGCGAGCGGCCGGGGCGTCGGGCTCGGTTCCGAGGAGGTAGAGGGCCTGCACCGCGAGGCGGCGGACGGAGCCGGGGTCCACGCGGGGCGACGGAGCCGGCCGCGCGTCCGCCGGCGTCGGCGCCGGCGGGGGCGTCTCCGCGGCGGGCCGGGGGCGCGGCGGGTCCGTCGGCGGCAGCGGCGTTCCCGCGGCCTCCCCGGTCGCCGCACCGGGCCCGGGCGGCCGCTGCAACGCCGCCCGCAGCCACGGATCCTCCGCCGCCGGCTCTGATTTCGCGGTCTCTTCGGGCACGGCCGCAGACTACGCGGAGGGACCGGCCCCGGTTGCGCTACATTCCGTGCCGGCTTCCCACCCCGGGCACGAGTCTCCCCATGATCAACATCTACATCGGCAACCTGCCTTACAAGACCGGCGAGGCCGACCTCGCCGACCTCTTCTCGCGCTTCGGCACGGTGGAGCGGGCGACGATCGTCAAGGACCGCGACACGGGCCGCTCGCGAGGCTTCGGCTTCGTGGAGATGGAAGACCACGCCGCGGGCACGCTCGCCATCGAGACGCTGCTCGCCGAGGAGTACAACGGCCGGCCGCTCACGATCAACGAGGCACGCCCACGCGGCGGGGGCGGGGGCGGCACCGGCGGGGGCGGCGGCGGTTCGCCGTCGCGCAGCCCGTCGCCGCCCGCTTCCGCCCCGCCGCGGGCGCCGCGGACCAGCTTCGGCAACTCGATCGGCTACTCCAACCAGCTCGCCGAGGGACGCGCCGCCGCGGAGAGCGGCAGAGCAGAACCCGACCCCGCGGCCGAGCCCGAGGACGCGTCGGTGCCCGAGCCGCCGGTGAGCCGGGGGTACACCAACGACTTCCTGCCCGGTTGAGTGCGGCCCCCGAGGCACCGCCCGCGGGCCGCAGGCAGCCGGGTCCGCGTGGCGGAATGAAGGTCCCCCAGGTCCTCTCAGCCCGCCGCGCCGGGCGCCACCTCGCTGTCGATCTCCAGCCCGAAGCCCGCGAGCGACCCGCGCTGCGCCGGATGGCCCGGGTGCCGGGTGATCAGCTTGAGCTTCCGCACGCCCAGGTCGCGCAGGATCTGGCAGCCGATGCCGTGGTCGCTCTTGTGCACGACGGCCGGGGTGTCGGCCGCGGCGGCCCGGTCGGGGTCGGGCCGCACGCGCTCGTCGTGCGGGTCGGGCGGGCCGTCGGCCAGCGTCGCGCGGCGCGTGTGCAGGTCGCGGACGAGCCCGCGGCCCATCGCCTCGTGCCGCAGGTAGACCACCGCGCCGCGGCCGGCCCGCTCGATCATCGCCATCGAGGCCTCCAGCGTCTCGCCGGAGGGCTGCTCGCGGTCGCCGAACACGTCGCCGAGCAGGTTCTGGCTGTGCATCCGCACCAGCACCGGCTCGGGGTCGTCGGCGACGCGGCCGAGCGGATCGGCCGCGCCCACGTCGCCCTTGACCAGCGCCACGTGCGGGAAGGGGTCGACGTCGCTGGAGTAGGCGATCAGCGTCCAGTCGCCGAAGGCGTTGGTCAGCGGCCGCTCGGTCACGCGGCGCACCAGCCGGTCACGCTCGAGCCGGTGGCCGATGAGGTCGGCGACGGAGCACGCCGGGAGCGCGTGCTCGCGGCACAGCCGGTCCAGGTCGCTCTGCCGGGCCATCGTTCCGTCGGGGTTCATCACCTCGATGCCGACCGCCGCCGGCCGGCAGCCGGCCAGCCGCATCAGGTCGATGAGCCCCTCGGTGTGGCCGGCCCGCACGAGCGTCCCGCCCTCGCGGGCCCGCAGCGGCTGCACGTGGCCGGGCCGGTCGAAGTCGCCCGGCTCCGCGTCGGCCGCCGCGAGGCGCCGGATCGTCGCGGAGCGATCGGCCGTCGACACGCCCGTCGTCACGCCGAAGGCCTCCGCCGCGTCGACCGTCAGCGTGTACGCGGTGCCGCGCTGCGTGGTGTTCACGCGGTGCTGCGGCGGCAGGTCGAGCCGGTCGCAGGTCTCGCCGTCGAGCGCCACGAAGAGCATGCCGCGGCCGTGGGTGAGCATGAAGTTGATGACCTCCGGCGTCGCGTGCTCCGCCGCGCACAGGAGGTCGCCCTCGTTCTCACGCTGCTCGTCGTCGATGAGCACCGCGATGCGGCCGGCGCGGAGCGCCTCCACCACGGGCACGATGGGGTCCGGTGAGGCGGCGGGGGCGGAGGAGGCGGGCATCGGGGGAGAAAGCTAGCGCCCGAGCGGGCCGTGGCGGCCGGCGGGAACGCGGCCTGCCTCCGCCGCCGGCGGCTGTCATAGTGGTCGCATGAACCTCTCCGGGGAATCGCGTCGGGCGCTGCTGCGCCTCCTGCTCGCCGCCGTGCTGCTCGCGGCCCCGGCCCGGGCGGGGGAAGCGGTCGCCATCGAGGTGGACGTGGCGCTGGTGCGGCAAGCCTTCGTGGAGGTCCATGCCGGGCACTCGGCGGACGAGGTGGTGGTGCAGGAGGGCCTCAACGCGGCCTTCCTCAACGCCTGCGCCCGCCTGCACCGGCGCAGCGCGGACCGCTTGGGCGAGGCGAAGATCGTGGCGTTCACCACGGCGTGCAATCGGGCGCTGCTCAACCTGCGGAAGGCCGGCGGGCTCCGCGGCGAGGACGCCCGGACGACCCGCCGCCACGCCGACCGGGAGGGTGCCCCCCCGCCGGACGCGTACCGGCACGCGGCGGAGATCGCGGCGCGGCGGGTGACCGACGCCCACGCCGCGACGCTCGACGACGTGCTCTGCGACCCGACCCTGCGGGCGGCCTTCGCGGCGGAGGGGCACGCGCTGGCGGGGCCGGTGGAGGGCCTCCGCGACGAGGACCTGCGGCGGGCGGCGCTCACGCTGCGGAAGAGCCGGCGGCTGCGGCCGGAGCTGGTCGTGCGGGTCGCGGATTGGGGCCGGACGATGGGCGACGCGCCCGCGGGCGAGCTGGCGGCGGCCTTCGCCGGAAGCGAGGAGCCGGTGCCCGCCGCGCCGGGCGTCTACCTCCTCGCCGACGGCGGCGGCTACCTGTACATCGGCGAGGCGTTGGACCTGGCGGCCCGGCTGCGTCAGCACCTCGACGAGAGCGACCGCACGGCGCTGCGTCACCACCTGCTGGAGAACGGGCTGGCCGGGGTGACCGTGGAGTGGCACGCCTTCGACCCGGCGAGCGACGCGCGGCTGGCCCGGTACCGGCGGGCCTACGAGAGCGACCTGATCGCGTCGCGCCGCCCGCGCTTCAACGTGCGGCCCTGAGGGCTCGACCTCCGACACATCCTCCCAAACCCGCCGATGCCCGGGTGCCACGCCGCTCGCGGGGTGGGAAGCGCGGGAGGTCGTCGCGACGCGGCCACCCCCCAAGGGGCGTGGCACCCGGGAACCCTCATCGAGCGGAGATCTCGGGTGCCACGCCGCTTGCGGGGTGGCGAGCGCGGGAGGTCGTCGCGACGCGGCCACCCCCCAAGGGGCGTGGCACCCGGGAACGCCCATCAAGCGGAGATCTCGGGTGCCACGCCGCTCGCGGGGTGGCGAGCGCGGGAGGTCGTTGCGACGCGGCCACCCCCCAAGGGGCGTGGCACCCGGGAACCCCAACCAAGCGGAGGTGTTGGGTGCCACGCCGCTTGCGGGGTGGCGAGCGCGGGAGGTCGTCGCGACGCGGCCACCCCCCAAGGGGCGTGGCACCCGGGAACGCCCATCAAGCGGAGATCTCGGGTGCCACGCCGCTCGCGGGGTGGCGAGCGCGGGAGGTCGTCGCGACGCGGCCACCCCCCAAGGGGCGTGGCACCCGGGAATCGCGAAAGAGCGGGAACCTCGGGTGCCGAGCATCCGGGTCTCCTTAAGAGGTGCGTCGAAGGCTGAGCCCTGGAGGGCGTGGCACCCCGACCCGTATCTGCTTGATCGTCCGGGTGTTCTCGGCAACGCGGATCAGGCGAGCACGACCCTCGCCCGGCACGGCCGCACGGCGGCCATCGCGTTCCGGGTGTCGACCACGAGCGACGCGTGCTCGCCGACGAGCGCGAGGTCGAGCGCCGCGTGGTCGGTGGCGACGACCACGGCGTCCGCGGCGGCGAGCGTCGCGGCGGTGAGCGGGACGCTCGCGAGGCCGGCGTGGCGCGGCGAGCGGGGCACGTGCGGATCGTGGCAGCTCACCGCCGCGCCGGCTTCTTGGAGGCGGTCGATCAGGTCCAGCGCCGGGCTTTCACGCGTGTCGGCGACGTCGGCCTTGTACGCGAGCCCCAGCACGAGCACGCGGGCGCCGCGGACCGGGCGGCCGCCGCCGGCGAGCGCGGCCGCGGTCCGCTCGGCGACCCGCGCAGGCGTGCGGCGGTTGACCTCGCCGGCGAGCTCGATGAAGCGCGGATCCAGCCCCGCCTCCCGCGCCCGCCACGCGAGGTAGTGCGGGTCGATCGGGATGCAGTGGCCGCCGATGCCCGGACCGGGGTCGAAGCGCATGAAGCCGAAGGGCTTGGTCGCCGCGGCGTCGAGCACCTCGAAGGGGTCGATGCCCAGCTCCAGCCAGAGCTCCTTCTGCTCATTCACGAGGCCGATGTTCACCGCCCGGAACACGTTCTCGTGCAGCTTGGCCGCCTCGGCCACCTCCGCGGAGGAGACCTCGACCACCCGCGAGATCGCCGCGCGGTACAGCGTGGCGGCGAGGCGGCCCGAGGCGGCGTCGAGCCCGCCGACGAGGCGCGGGATCGTTGCGGTCGTGTGATCGCGGCGGCCGGGGTCCTCCCGCTCGGGCGCGTAGGCGACGAAGACGGACCGGCCGAGCACCAGGCCCGCCGCCTCCAGCGGCGGCAGCACCACCTCGCGGGTGGTGCCGGGGTAGGTGGTGCTCTCCAGCACGACCAGCTGGCCGGGCCGAGCGGCGGCGGCGACCGCCGCGGCGGTGTCGCGGACGAAGGAGAGGTCCGGCGAGAGGTCCGGCTTCAGCGGCGTCGGCACGCACAGCAGCACGGCGTCGGCGTCGGCCAGCCGGGCGGCGTCGCCGGTGGCCTCGAAGCGCCCGGAGCCGACGAGGCGCTCGACGAAGCCCTCGCCCAGGTGCGGGACCCAGTCCCGCGCCGGCCGGGCCGAAGCCGCGGCGACCTTGGCGGGATCGGCGTCGAAGCCGAGCACGCGGAAGCCGGCGTCGAGCATCGCTCGGCACAGCGGCAGCCCCACGTAGCCGAGCCCCACCACCGCCACCGCCGCGGTCCGGTCGGCGAACCGCCGCGCCAGCTCCGCCCCGGCGGCCGTCGCATCGGGCGGAGCCGGGGGCTCCGCCGGGGCCGGGGGCGTTCGGGATGCCGGTTCCGGATCGGTCACGACGCCATCATGCC from Phycisphaera mikurensis NBRC 102666 carries:
- a CDS encoding transcription antitermination protein NusB; its protein translation is MPEETAKSEPAAEDPWLRAALQRPPGPGAATGEAAGTPLPPTDPPRPRPAAETPPPAPTPADARPAPSPRVDPGSVRRLAVQALYLLGTEPDAPAARLLEALDEPFDDEDEPDGHAEQTDAAKEAAVALALAAWAGHQAADAAVVAQVPAWPTLRQPPVDRAILRLAHHELATRRAPPAVVLDEAVELAKAFGEDRTPGFVNAVLDAIARGASPGAAAAGDAAGPVRRGEKPPPAGAAEARRGQRERFRQRKAEMAAKVGPKRDAQELREERERQAAEAEARRAEPPAERGRDADPGPDAPADPWSAAAARRDA
- a CDS encoding RNA recognition motif domain-containing protein, translated to MINIYIGNLPYKTGEADLADLFSRFGTVERATIVKDRDTGRSRGFGFVEMEDHAAGTLAIETLLAEEYNGRPLTINEARPRGGGGGGTGGGGGGSPSRSPSPPASAPPRAPRTSFGNSIGYSNQLAEGRAAAESGRAEPDPAAEPEDASVPEPPVSRGYTNDFLPG
- the ribB gene encoding 3,4-dihydroxy-2-butanone-4-phosphate synthase, whose product is MPASSAPAASPDPIVPVVEALRAGRIAVLIDDEQRENEGDLLCAAEHATPEVINFMLTHGRGMLFVALDGETCDRLDLPPQHRVNTTQRGTAYTLTVDAAEAFGVTTGVSTADRSATIRRLAAADAEPGDFDRPGHVQPLRAREGGTLVRAGHTEGLIDLMRLAGCRPAAVGIEVMNPDGTMARQSDLDRLCREHALPACSVADLIGHRLERDRLVRRVTERPLTNAFGDWTLIAYSSDVDPFPHVALVKGDVGAADPLGRVADDPEPVLVRMHSQNLLGDVFGDREQPSGETLEASMAMIERAGRGAVVYLRHEAMGRGLVRDLHTRRATLADGPPDPHDERVRPDPDRAAAADTPAVVHKSDHGIGCQILRDLGVRKLKLITRHPGHPAQRGSLAGFGLEIDSEVAPGAAG
- a CDS encoding GIY-YIG nuclease family protein → MNLSGESRRALLRLLLAAVLLAAPARAGEAVAIEVDVALVRQAFVEVHAGHSADEVVVQEGLNAAFLNACARLHRRSADRLGEAKIVAFTTACNRALLNLRKAGGLRGEDARTTRRHADREGAPPPDAYRHAAEIAARRVTDAHAATLDDVLCDPTLRAAFAAEGHALAGPVEGLRDEDLRRAALTLRKSRRLRPELVVRVADWGRTMGDAPAGELAAAFAGSEEPVPAAPGVYLLADGGGYLYIGEALDLAARLRQHLDESDRTALRHHLLENGLAGVTVEWHAFDPASDARLARYRRAYESDLIASRRPRFNVRP
- a CDS encoding nucleotide sugar dehydrogenase, which codes for MTDPEPASRTPPAPAEPPAPPDATAAGAELARRFADRTAAVAVVGLGYVGLPLCRAMLDAGFRVLGFDADPAKVAAASARPARDWVPHLGEGFVERLVGSGRFEATGDAARLADADAVLLCVPTPLKPDLSPDLSFVRDTAAAVAAAARPGQLVVLESTTYPGTTREVVLPPLEAAGLVLGRSVFVAYAPEREDPGRRDHTTATIPRLVGGLDAASGRLAATLYRAAISRVVEVSSAEVAEAAKLHENVFRAVNIGLVNEQKELWLELGIDPFEVLDAAATKPFGFMRFDPGPGIGGHCIPIDPHYLAWRAREAGLDPRFIELAGEVNRRTPARVAERTAAALAGGGRPVRGARVLVLGLAYKADVADTRESPALDLIDRLQEAGAAVSCHDPHVPRSPRHAGLASVPLTAATLAAADAVVVATDHAALDLALVGEHASLVVDTRNAMAAVRPCRARVVLA